GCCAGTTGTAGATCTTCACCCCCGTCGGCACCGCGATGATCATGCTGGCGATGCCGAAGATGGCGTTGACATCAGGACCAGCCCCCATCGTGAAGAAGTGGTGCAACCAGACCATGAAGGAGATGACGCAGATCGCCATGGTGGCGAGCACCATGGAGCGGTAGCCGAACAGCGCCTTGCCGGAGAAGGTCGAGACGACCTCTGAGAAGATGCCGAAGGCGGGCAGCACCAGGATGTAGACCTCGGGATGCCCCCAGGCCCAGATCAGATTCATGAACATCATGACGTTGCCGCCAGCCTCGTTGGTGAAGAAATGAAAGCCGAGGTAGCGGTCGAGCAGCAGCATCGCGAGAGTGGCGGTAAGGATTGGGAAGGCTGCGACGATCAGCAGGTTGGAAGCCAGCGTGGTCCAGCAGAACATCGGCATGCGCAGATAGTTCATGCCCTTGGTCCGCAGCTTCAGCACCGTGGTCACAAGATTGATCCCCGCGACCAGCGTGCCGACGCCAGAGATCTGGAGCGACCAGGCGTAATAGTCGACGCCGACGCCGGGCGAATAGGACAGCTCCGACAGCGGCGGAAAGGCGAGCCAGCCAGTACGGGCGAACTCGCCGACCACGAGCGAGAGATTGACCAGCAGCGCGCCGGTCGCCGTGAGCCAGAAGCCGACCGAGTTCAGCGTCGGGAATGCGACGTCGCGCACGCCGAGCTGCAACGGCACGACGAGGTTCATCAGCCCGATCACGAACGGCATCGCCACGAAGAAGATCATGATCGTGCCGTGCGCAGAGAAGATCTGGTTATAATGCTCCGGCGGCAGATAGCCCTGCGACTGGTACGCAATCGCCTGCTGGATCCGCATCATGATGGCGTCGCTGCCGCCACGCAGCAGCATCACCGACGCCAGCAGGATGTACATGACACCGATCCGCTTGTGATCGACGCTCGTGATCCATTCGTGCCAGAGGTAAGGCAGATGGCCCTTCACGACGACCCAGATCAGCACCGCCAAAACCGCAACCAGTACGATCGCACCCGCGATAAGCGGAATGGGTTGATCGAAAGGAATGGCCGACCAGTCGAGCTTACCGAGCATCAACGCCCCCACTGTGAGGACGGCCGGCATCGGAGACGAGCTCCGGTCCCGGCCCCGGCGGAATGTGCTGGGTGGCAATCAGGTCGAACAGGCGCGGGTCGTCCAGCCGATAGGTCGGCCTGCCCTTCTCGACGCCCTGCTGCATCAGCTTCTTGTAGCTGTCCTCGTTCAGCACGGCGTCAGTCTTCGCCGTGGTCGCGACCCAATCCGGAAATGACAGCGGCGAGATCACATTGACGTCGAACATCATGTCCGGAAAGCCATCGCCGGAGAAATGCGCCGACAAGCCCTTGAGCTTGCCCTCATTGTCGGCGCGCAGGTTCAGCCTCGTCACCATTCCGTTCATGGTGTAGATCATGCTGCCGAGCTGCGGGATGAAGAACGTGTTCATCACGCTCGACGACGTCAGCTGGAAATTCAGCTCGGCACCCGCCGGCACCGTCAGCGTATTGACGGTGGCGATGCGCTGGTCCGGATAGATGAAGAGCCACTTCCAGTCGAGCGAGACGGCCTGGATACGCACCGGGCTGCCTGTGCCCGGCACCGGCGCCGCGGGATCGAGCTGGTGCGAGCCGATCCAGGCGACGCCGCCAAGCAGGATGACGGTGAGCGCAGGGATCGCCCACACCACCATCTCGACGCGGCCGGAATAGACGAAGTCAGGCTGATAGCGTGCTTTGGTGTTCGACGCCCGAAACCAGAATGCAAAAGCCAAAATCGCGAAGATGGTCGGCACCACGATCGCGAGCATGATGAAGACGGAATCGACCAAAATGGTGCTGTTGGCCGCAGCCACGGGCCCTTGTGGATCAAGCAGATTCATCGGCAAGCCACTGGCGGTTGGGAGTCCCCGGGACGGAGCCTAACGCGGGAAAGGCTCCGCAGAAAACGCGATCGCGTGAAGTCGGTTCCTCCAGGCGCGCGCCGGTGCGTTCGCAATCTCGTCCGGCGGCATGCAATTCCGTGCGATGTCAATGACATCGGCGCGGGACCGCCGGCCTTCTCACCTCGACACGGCATTGCTAACTTGCACGAAAATATCCGGGATGGAACGACATGCAGGGTCCTGAGGACGATGCCGGCCTCGCCGGCAAGGTGGCGTTGATCAGCGGCGGCGGCGCCGCAGGCGACGGCATCGGCAACGGCCGCGCTGCAGCAATTCTGCTCGCCCGCTCCGGCACGAAAGTGCTGGTCGCCGATCGCGATCTCAAGCTCGCCGAGCGTACTGTCGAGATGATCGCGGCCGAAGGCGGTACGGCCGCGGCCCACGGCGGCGACGTCACCAGCGAAGCCGACTGCAAGATGCTGGTCGAGGCCGCGCTCGACCGATGGGGCCGGCTCGATTTCCTCGACAACAATGTCGGCATCGGCAGTCGCGGCAGCGTCGTCGAGGAGACGCCCGAGCAATATCGCCGCGTCATGCAGGTCAATGTCGAGACCATGTTCCTGCTCTCCAAGCACGCGATCCCCGCGATGATCAGGACGGCCAGGGGCGGCGCGATCGTCAACATCTCCTCGATCTCGGCGCTGCGCCCGCGCGGGCTCACGACCTACACGACCTCGAAAGCCGCGATCATCGGGCTCACCCGCGCGATGGCGGTCGACCACGGCCGCGACAATATCCGTGTCAACTGCATCTGCCCGGGACCGATGTACACGCCGATGGTCTATGCCCGCGGCATGAGCGAGCAGGCCCGCGCCCAGCGCGCCAAGGCGCGCCGTGCTAAAGACCGAAGGCACCGGCTGGGACGTAGGCCACGCCGTCAAGTTTCTGCTGAGCAATTTTGCACGCTACATCACAGGCCAGGTGCTGGTGGTCGACGGCGGCGTAACGCTACAAGCTCCCGAACGCGAGTCACAA
The genomic region above belongs to Bradyrhizobium sp. CCBAU 53338 and contains:
- the cyoB gene encoding cytochrome o ubiquinol oxidase subunit I, which gives rise to MLGKLDWSAIPFDQPIPLIAGAIVLVAVLAVLIWVVVKGHLPYLWHEWITSVDHKRIGVMYILLASVMLLRGGSDAIMMRIQQAIAYQSQGYLPPEHYNQIFSAHGTIMIFFVAMPFVIGLMNLVVPLQLGVRDVAFPTLNSVGFWLTATGALLVNLSLVVGEFARTGWLAFPPLSELSYSPGVGVDYYAWSLQISGVGTLVAGINLVTTVLKLRTKGMNYLRMPMFCWTTLASNLLIVAAFPILTATLAMLLLDRYLGFHFFTNEAGGNVMMFMNLIWAWGHPEVYILVLPAFGIFSEVVSTFSGKALFGYRSMVLATMAICVISFMVWLHHFFTMGAGPDVNAIFGIASMIIAVPTGVKIYNWLFTMYGGRIRFAPPMLWAVGFMVTFIIGGLTGVLVAVPPADFMLHNSMFLVAHFHNVIIGGVLFGAFAGFEYWFPKAFGFRLDERWGKLAFWFTFSGFYITFVPLYVAGMLGMTRRMQHYDVAEWRPWMIVAAIGMAVLSVGVICQIMQLVVSIRNREALRDRTGDPWDGRSLEWATSSPPPVFNFAFHPDVRGEDAYWDMKIHARQQSLEHETPEYQDIEMPRNSPTGFVCAFFATIMGFALIWHIWWMVILGGIGAFATFVVFAWRDHDEYVIPAAEVAAIDRVNLEERRSLVSMAGAI
- a CDS encoding cytochrome ubiquinol oxidase subunit II, whose protein sequence is MAAANSTILVDSVFIMLAIVVPTIFAILAFAFWFRASNTKARYQPDFVYSGRVEMVVWAIPALTVILLGGVAWIGSHQLDPAAPVPGTGSPVRIQAVSLDWKWLFIYPDQRIATVNTLTVPAGAELNFQLTSSSVMNTFFIPQLGSMIYTMNGMVTRLNLRADNEGKLKGLSAHFSGDGFPDMMFDVNVISPLSFPDWVATTAKTDAVLNEDSYKKLMQQGVEKGRPTYRLDDPRLFDLIATQHIPPGPGPELVSDAGRPHSGGVDAR